A window of the Lactuca sativa cultivar Salinas chromosome 7, Lsat_Salinas_v11, whole genome shotgun sequence genome harbors these coding sequences:
- the LOC111877286 gene encoding DDRGK domain-containing protein 1 produces MEDMFVAILSMLLIVALIPLYLWKRRQVPQSHDEQEEPQIQQRETVVRPTGARSRMRRRNTSAASTSSAPPQAEEETEDGSDEEAVEGEYYNAKTSKKKGRKREEGQAQRQAEEAARESRNTKQDRYAEIRRRKDEEHEARERMLEEEAEARKAKEEEAAALEFEKWKGEFSVDAEGTTENEVQDGTQGLLFDFVEYIKKQKCVPLEDLAAEFKLRTQDCINRITSLEDMGRLSGVMDDRGKYIYISHEEMKAVADYIKREGKVSIAHLANKSNQFIDLEPKTPLFEDLAIQDEITVA; encoded by the exons ATGGAGGACATGTTCGTTGCAATCCTTTCGATGCTTCTTATTGTTGCTTTAATTCCACTTTACCTATGGAAACGCCGTCAGGTCCCGCAGTCTCACGACGAACAAGAAGAACCTCAG ATTCAGCAAAGGGAAACTGTTGTGCGACCTACTGGTGCTCGTAGCAGGATGCGTAGAAGGAATACTTCTGCAGCAAGCACATCTTCTGCTCCACCACAAGCTGAAGAAG AAACTGAAGATGGAAGTGATGAAGAAGCTGTTGAAGGTGAATATTACAATGCAAAGACATCAAAGAAGAAAGGAAGGAAGAGAGAGGAAGGCCAAGCACAACGCCAG GCTGAAGAGGCTGCAAGGGAGTCAAGAAATACAAAACAAGATCGTTATGCAGAAATAAGAAGGAGGaaggatgaagaacatgaagcAAGAGAGCGTATGCTG GAAGAGGAAGCTGAGGCCAGAAAGGCGAAAGAGGAGGAAGCTGCAGCCTTAGAGTTTGAGAAATGGAAAGGAGAATTTTCAGTAGATGCTGAAGGTACTACTGAAAATGAAGTTCAAGATGGGACCCAAGGCTTGCTTTTTGATTTTGTGGAGTACATCAAg AAACAGAAATGTGTTCCTTTGGAAGATCTTGCTGCTGAATTCAAACTAAGGACTCAG GATTGTATCAACCGAATCACCTCATTGGAAGACATGG GGAGGTTATCTGGTGTGATGGATGATAGaggaaaatacatatacatttccCATGAAGAAATGAAGGCAGTTGCTGACTACATAAAGCGTGAAGGAAAAGTTAGCATTGCACATCTAGCAAACAAATCGAATCAGTTCATAGATTTGGAACCAAAAACACCTTTATTCGAGGATCTAGCAATTCAGGATGAAATTACAGTTGCTTGA